A window of the Sporosarcina sp. FSL K6-2383 genome harbors these coding sequences:
- a CDS encoding GNAT family N-acetyltransferase — protein sequence MLLRYKKTYEKIAMGLLSYMPGDKTAKKLQETIHQYETNDSWQLYLFKKEDDIIGLIGVELADEDYTLYHISVNPSFRGEGVGKEMVAKVQALFPDKECKSTEETDLFIKKCQVKGEGAD from the coding sequence TGCGATGGGGCTACTATCTTATATGCCCGGCGATAAAACTGCGAAGAAGTTACAGGAAACGATTCACCAATACGAAACAAACGATAGTTGGCAACTCTATTTATTTAAAAAAGAGGATGATATTATCGGTCTGATTGGCGTGGAATTAGCCGATGAAGACTACACGTTATACCATATTTCAGTCAACCCATCCTTTCGGGGAGAAGGGGTTGGAAAGGAAATGGTAGCGAAAGTGCAGGCGCTTTTCCCGGACAAAGAATGTAAAAGTACGGAAGAAACCGATTTGTTCATAAAGAAGTGTCAAGTAAAAGGAGAAGGAGCAGATTAA